Proteins encoded within one genomic window of Ovis aries strain OAR_USU_Benz2616 breed Rambouillet chromosome 1, ARS-UI_Ramb_v3.0, whole genome shotgun sequence:
- the HJV gene encoding hemojuvelin isoform X1 has protein sequence MGDPGQSPSPWSPHGSPPTLSILTLLLLLCGHAYSQCKILRCNAEYVSSTLSLRGGGSPGALRGGGRGGGVGSSGLCRALRSYALCTRRTARTCRGDLAFHSAVHGIEDLMIQHNCSRQGPTAPPPPRGPVFPGAGPIRASGSPAPDPCDYEGRFSRLHRQPPGFLHCASFGDPHVRTFHHHFHTCRVQGAWPLLDNDFLFVQATSSPVALGANATTTRKLTIIFKNMQECIDQKVYQAEVDNLPAAFEDGSINGGDRPGGSSLSIQTANPGSHVEIRAAYIGTTIIIRQTAGQLSFSIRVAEDVARAFSAEQDLQLCVGGCPPSQRLSRSVRSRRGTITIDTARQLCKEGLPVEDAYFHSCVFDVLISGDPNFTVAAQAALEDARAFLPDLEKLHLFPSDAGVPLSPATFPAPLLSGLFVLWLCIQ, from the exons ATGGGGGATCCAGGCCAGTCCCCTAGTCCCTGGTCCCCCCATGGCAGTCCCCCAACTCTAAGCATTCTCACTCTCCTGCTGCTCCTCTGTGGACATG CTTATTCTCAATGCAAGATCCTCCGCTGCAATGCTGAGTATGTATCTTCCACTCTGAGCCTTAGAGGTGGGGGTTCACCAGGAGCCCTTCGAGGAGGAGGCCGAGGTGGAGGGGTGGGCTCCAGCGGTCTCTGCCGAGCCCTCCGCTCCTACGCGCTCTGCACTCGGCGCACAGCCCGCACCTGCCGCGGGGACCTCGCCTTCCATTCTGCTGTGCACGGCATCGAAGACCTGATGATTCAGCACAACTGCTCCCGCCAGGGCCCCacggcccctcccccaccccgagGCCCCGTCTTTCCGGGCGCAGGCCCGATCCGCGCCTCTGGCTCCCCAGCCCCGGACCCCTGTGACTATGAAGGCCGGTTTTCCCGGCTGCACCGACAACCCCCAGGCTTCTTGCACTGCGCCTCCTTCGGGGACCCTCACGTGCGCACCTTCCATCACCACTTTCACACGTGCCGTGTCCAAGGAGCTTGGCCCTTGCTGGATAATGACTTCCTCTTTGTCCAGGCCACCAGCTCCCCTGTGGCACTGGGGGCCAACGCCACCACCACCCGGAAG CTTACCATTATATTTAAGAACATGCAGGAATGCATTGATCAGAAGGTCTACCAAGCTGAGGTGGACAACCTTCCCGCGGCCTTTGAAGATGGTTCTATCAATGGAGGTGATCGACCTGGGGGCTCAAGTTTGTCCATTCAAACTGCTAACCCTGGGAGCCATGTGGAGATCCGAGCTGCCTACATTGGCACAACTATAATCATTCGGCAGACAGCTGGGCAGctctccttctccatcagagtaGCAGAGGATGTGGCCAGGGCCTTCTCAGCTGAGCAGGACCTGCAGCTCTGTGTTGGGGGATGCCCTCCAAGTCAGCGACTCTCACGCTCAGTGCGTAGTCGTCGGGGAACTATAACCATAGATACTGCCCGACAGCTGTGCAAGGAAGGGCTGCCGGTTGAAGACGCTTACTTTCATTCCTGTGTCTTTGATGTTTTAATCTCCGGTGACCCTAACTTTACTGTGGCAGCTCAGGCAGCTCTGGAGGACGCCCGAGCCTTCCTGCCAGACTTGGAAAAACTACACCTCTTCCCCTCAGATGCTGGGGTTCCTC
- the HJV gene encoding hemojuvelin isoform X2 — MIQHNCSRQGPTAPPPPRGPVFPGAGPIRASGSPAPDPCDYEGRFSRLHRQPPGFLHCASFGDPHVRTFHHHFHTCRVQGAWPLLDNDFLFVQATSSPVALGANATTTRKLTIIFKNMQECIDQKVYQAEVDNLPAAFEDGSINGGDRPGGSSLSIQTANPGSHVEIRAAYIGTTIIIRQTAGQLSFSIRVAEDVARAFSAEQDLQLCVGGCPPSQRLSRSVRSRRGTITIDTARQLCKEGLPVEDAYFHSCVFDVLISGDPNFTVAAQAALEDARAFLPDLEKLHLFPSDAGVPLSPATFPAPLLSGLFVLWLCIQ; from the exons ATGATTCAGCACAACTGCTCCCGCCAGGGCCCCacggcccctcccccaccccgagGCCCCGTCTTTCCGGGCGCAGGCCCGATCCGCGCCTCTGGCTCCCCAGCCCCGGACCCCTGTGACTATGAAGGCCGGTTTTCCCGGCTGCACCGACAACCCCCAGGCTTCTTGCACTGCGCCTCCTTCGGGGACCCTCACGTGCGCACCTTCCATCACCACTTTCACACGTGCCGTGTCCAAGGAGCTTGGCCCTTGCTGGATAATGACTTCCTCTTTGTCCAGGCCACCAGCTCCCCTGTGGCACTGGGGGCCAACGCCACCACCACCCGGAAG CTTACCATTATATTTAAGAACATGCAGGAATGCATTGATCAGAAGGTCTACCAAGCTGAGGTGGACAACCTTCCCGCGGCCTTTGAAGATGGTTCTATCAATGGAGGTGATCGACCTGGGGGCTCAAGTTTGTCCATTCAAACTGCTAACCCTGGGAGCCATGTGGAGATCCGAGCTGCCTACATTGGCACAACTATAATCATTCGGCAGACAGCTGGGCAGctctccttctccatcagagtaGCAGAGGATGTGGCCAGGGCCTTCTCAGCTGAGCAGGACCTGCAGCTCTGTGTTGGGGGATGCCCTCCAAGTCAGCGACTCTCACGCTCAGTGCGTAGTCGTCGGGGAACTATAACCATAGATACTGCCCGACAGCTGTGCAAGGAAGGGCTGCCGGTTGAAGACGCTTACTTTCATTCCTGTGTCTTTGATGTTTTAATCTCCGGTGACCCTAACTTTACTGTGGCAGCTCAGGCAGCTCTGGAGGACGCCCGAGCCTTCCTGCCAGACTTGGAAAAACTACACCTCTTCCCCTCAGATGCTGGGGTTCCTC